From a region of the Halomonas sp. HL-93 genome:
- a CDS encoding PAAR domain-containing protein translates to MKPIARKGDLHCCPIPGHGTTEIVSGSPSQVEGQPVARVGDKTGCGATIIEGSSHSNHDGKPTAYLGCKTDHGGEIITASSSAKVEP, encoded by the coding sequence ATGAAACCCATCGCACGCAAAGGCGACCTGCACTGCTGTCCGATTCCCGGTCACGGCACTACGGAAATTGTCTCCGGTTCGCCCTCTCAGGTAGAGGGCCAGCCCGTGGCGCGGGTGGGTGATAAAACCGGCTGCGGCGCCACCATCATCGAAGGTTCCAGCCACTCCAACCACGATGGTAAGCCCACCGCCTACCTGGGCTGCAAAACCGATCATGGTGGTGAGATTATTACCGCATCGAGCAGTGCCAAGGTGGAGCCTTAA
- a CDS encoding PAAR domain-containing protein has protein sequence MKPVARKGDLHRCPIHGHGTTEIVSGSPSQVEGQPVARVGDKTGCGATIIEGSSHSNHDGKPTAYLGCKTDHGGEIITVSSSAKVAP, from the coding sequence ATGAAACCCGTTGCCCGCAAAGGCGATCTACACCGCTGCCCCATCCACGGTCATGGCACTACGGAAATTGTCTCCGGTTCGCCCTCTCAGGTAGAGGGCCAGCCCGTGGCGCGGGTAGGTGACAAAACCGGTTGTGGTGCCACCATCATCGAAGGTTCCAGTCACTCCAACCACGATGGTAAGCCCACCGCCTACCTGGGCTGCAAAACCGATCATGGTGGCGAGATTATTACGGTGTCGAGCAGTGCCAAGGTGGCGCCTTAA
- a CDS encoding BCCT family transporter, with amino-acid sequence MNHSNESEPAPGANDMQTDYVVGQDNIKGQLGPFGFDIHNRVFLVSALASVIFIVLTLLFPERAGNLFQSIVAFSTGTLDWYFMILVDFFIVFCLALVVLPYGSVRLGGPDARPEHSYLSWFAMLFTAGIGIGLLFFGVLEPVYHANVSLPLGIESPFNADGELNPDAIGEASAMGLAGTYLHWGIHGWAVYVVMALALGIFTYNKGLPFSIRSAFFPILGERVWGWWGHVIDILAVFSTLFGLATSLGLGAQQANAGMNFVFGLEVSTTTQVIVILLVTAVAMISVWRGLEGGVKKLSEINMVLAVLFFFFVLFAGPTLIALSGFWSGLSTYVTEFMPLSAPFGRDDDDYRQAWTIFYWAWWVSWAPFVGMFIARVSKGRTVREFVLCVLLVPSLFIFIWMGVFGSTALDQLYANPASSLVKEYVIDNYRPELSLFGMLNELPLTGLMSTLGIILALIFFVTSSDSGSLVIDTITAGGKIDAPRPQRMFWAVVEGLIAIVLLIGGGLTALQAGVTATAIPFSIVMLLMCYSIIKALNGELRHLRS; translated from the coding sequence ATGAATCACTCGAACGAGTCCGAGCCTGCTCCTGGGGCGAACGACATGCAGACCGACTATGTCGTCGGCCAGGACAATATCAAGGGGCAGCTCGGCCCTTTTGGTTTTGATATTCACAACCGAGTTTTCCTAGTATCTGCGCTTGCCTCAGTCATCTTCATTGTCCTCACTCTGCTATTTCCAGAACGTGCAGGAAACCTGTTCCAGTCCATCGTCGCCTTCTCTACGGGCACCTTGGATTGGTATTTCATGATCCTGGTGGATTTCTTCATTGTGTTCTGCCTGGCGCTGGTCGTGCTGCCTTACGGGTCGGTAAGGCTAGGCGGGCCCGATGCCCGTCCGGAGCACAGTTACCTGTCCTGGTTCGCGATGCTGTTTACCGCTGGTATCGGTATCGGCTTGCTGTTTTTCGGCGTGCTGGAACCGGTTTATCATGCCAACGTCTCTCTGCCGCTGGGGATTGAATCCCCTTTCAACGCCGATGGAGAGCTGAATCCTGACGCAATCGGCGAGGCCAGCGCCATGGGACTTGCCGGCACCTACCTGCATTGGGGGATCCATGGCTGGGCGGTGTACGTGGTCATGGCGCTGGCCTTGGGCATCTTTACCTATAACAAGGGCCTGCCCTTCTCGATTCGCTCGGCGTTTTTTCCGATCCTCGGCGAACGCGTCTGGGGCTGGTGGGGCCATGTGATCGATATTCTGGCAGTGTTCTCCACGCTGTTTGGCCTGGCGACATCGCTGGGACTCGGGGCTCAGCAGGCCAATGCGGGGATGAACTTCGTCTTCGGCCTGGAAGTTAGCACGACGACCCAGGTCATCGTCATCTTGCTGGTGACGGCGGTTGCCATGATATCGGTCTGGCGCGGACTCGAGGGAGGCGTAAAGAAGCTTTCCGAGATCAATATGGTCCTGGCCGTATTATTTTTCTTTTTCGTATTGTTTGCAGGCCCTACGCTGATCGCCCTAAGCGGGTTCTGGTCGGGGCTTTCGACCTATGTGACTGAGTTTATGCCTTTATCGGCGCCCTTCGGTCGGGACGATGATGACTATCGTCAGGCCTGGACAATTTTCTACTGGGCCTGGTGGGTCAGTTGGGCGCCTTTCGTGGGCATGTTTATCGCTCGAGTGTCGAAGGGCCGCACGGTGCGCGAATTCGTGCTCTGTGTACTGCTGGTACCCAGTCTGTTTATTTTTATCTGGATGGGCGTCTTCGGCTCCACCGCGCTTGATCAGCTCTATGCCAACCCAGCCAGTAGTCTGGTCAAGGAATATGTAATCGACAATTATAGGCCTGAACTGTCGCTGTTCGGCATGCTCAACGAGCTGCCGCTGACGGGGCTGATGTCGACCCTAGGCATCATTCTGGCATTGATCTTCTTTGTCACCTCCTCGGATTCTGGATCCCTGGTGATCGATACCATCACCGCGGGCGGTAAGATCGACGCGCCCCGTCCTCAGCGGATGTTTTGGGCGGTCGTGGAAGGTCTCATCGCGATCGTGCTGCTTATCGGGGGTGGTCTGACAGCGCTTCAGGCGGGCGTAACCGCCACGGCGATTCCGTTCTCCATCGTGATGCTGCTGATGTGCTACTCAATCATCAAAGCGCTCAATGGGGAATTGCGGCACTTACGCAGTTGA
- a CDS encoding YcjF family protein, whose amino-acid sequence MTTPQPRRHFNLDEPMETRDGPDVELRQRETFAPTDHHQPLPPTAEEKALPEARLGAPRKRRWGLMLALAGGATLGVLEFVTGIPEALRQSQWMTVAWQVFGIGLIGLGGISLLKELGRLRRLKRHDRLRSDLAELPERSTKQAQSMAEQLKRQLKLADDDPHWQAFKHACQPHHSGVEIQTLLRYHLLAPRDREAQRLITRMSGETAIMVAVSPLTLVDMALVAWRSLAMVDRLCRLYGLELGYASRLRLFRHVLHNMAFAGASELVTDASMDMLSLDLASRLSARAGQGLATGLLSARLGLRAQRLCRPVAFTHDEQPRLADLRQDLWRQIKRLDKEAGSQDH is encoded by the coding sequence ATGACCACCCCACAGCCACGTCGGCACTTCAACCTTGATGAACCCATGGAAACCCGCGATGGCCCTGATGTCGAGCTTCGCCAGCGCGAAACGTTTGCGCCTACCGACCATCACCAGCCCCTGCCCCCCACTGCCGAGGAAAAAGCCCTCCCCGAGGCTCGGCTGGGCGCGCCGCGCAAACGTCGCTGGGGACTTATGTTGGCGCTGGCAGGTGGCGCAACCCTGGGGGTTCTTGAGTTTGTCACCGGCATCCCCGAGGCCCTAAGGCAATCCCAATGGATGACGGTGGCCTGGCAGGTATTTGGCATTGGGTTGATTGGCCTGGGCGGGATATCACTGCTTAAAGAACTCGGCCGTCTTCGCCGCCTAAAGCGCCACGACCGACTGCGTAGCGACTTGGCCGAACTGCCCGAACGTTCGACCAAGCAGGCTCAGAGCATGGCTGAGCAACTCAAGCGGCAACTCAAACTGGCCGATGACGACCCACACTGGCAAGCTTTTAAACACGCCTGCCAGCCTCACCATAGTGGCGTAGAGATCCAGACATTGCTGCGCTATCACCTGCTAGCACCACGTGACCGCGAGGCACAGCGTTTAATCACGCGAATGTCCGGCGAAACCGCCATTATGGTAGCGGTAAGCCCATTAACGCTGGTCGATATGGCGCTGGTCGCCTGGCGCAGTCTCGCGATGGTGGACAGACTATGTCGGCTTTATGGATTGGAACTGGGATACGCCAGCCGCCTGCGGCTATTCCGCCACGTTTTGCACAACATGGCGTTTGCCGGGGCGAGCGAATTGGTCACCGACGCCAGTATGGACATGTTGTCGTTGGACTTGGCCAGCCGCCTTTCCGCACGCGCTGGCCAGGGACTCGCCACCGGGCTACTTAGCGCCCGCTTGGGGCTGCGCGCCCAGCGGCTATGCCGCCCCGTAGCGTTCACCCACGATGAACAGCCCAGGCTTGCCGACCTGCGTCAGGACCTGTGGCGGCAAATCAAACGGCTCGACAAGGAAGCGGGCTCGCAGGACCACTAA
- a CDS encoding YcjX family protein, translating to MRQPLRRELSNLIERGRDRQLRLAVTGLSQAGKTAFLTSLVNQLRHAGVEAQLDLLPAAREGRLLGAQRLNQPDLGVPRFPYDPGMAALRDTPPRWPEPTRGISELRLQLRYRPAQQGWLSPDIAHLTLDLFDYPGEWLLDLPLLQHDFYSWCQTQPQHSGDQRRGLFSEWLAEVENLDPAAEADEAQLASLAEAYAQGLRRAKQAGFSNLQPGRFLLPGELDGAPVLQFFPLPQLTMPKEELDALPPDSVYATLAARFRYYQQQVVRPFYRDHFRRFDRQIVLVDVLGALNAGPERFEDLSQALSQLMQSFDYGKRSLLSRLFAPKIDRLAIAATKADHVTPEQHGHVVQLLEALLAEPLKDLRFANVPVKALSLAAIRATEAREVVHNSKRSPALRGTTLEGEDVLVYPGDVPPRLPTPDFWQQQGFDFPSFRPMDTESDALAHIRMDAAIDWLIGDKLT from the coding sequence ATGCGCCAGCCGTTACGTCGCGAGCTGAGTAACCTGATAGAACGTGGCCGGGATCGCCAGCTTCGCTTGGCGGTAACCGGTCTCTCCCAAGCCGGCAAAACAGCCTTTTTGACCTCGCTGGTGAATCAGCTTCGCCACGCGGGAGTGGAGGCTCAATTAGACCTACTACCGGCGGCACGCGAAGGGCGCTTACTCGGCGCACAACGACTAAATCAGCCGGACCTAGGCGTACCGCGCTTTCCCTACGACCCGGGGATGGCCGCGCTACGCGATACCCCGCCCCGCTGGCCTGAGCCTACCCGGGGAATTAGCGAACTGCGCTTGCAGTTACGCTATCGACCCGCTCAGCAGGGCTGGCTTTCGCCGGACATTGCCCATCTGACACTGGACCTATTCGACTACCCCGGCGAGTGGCTGCTCGATTTACCGCTGTTACAGCACGATTTTTACAGCTGGTGCCAGACCCAGCCGCAGCACTCAGGCGATCAACGCCGTGGGCTATTTAGCGAATGGCTTGCCGAGGTAGAAAACCTCGACCCTGCTGCCGAGGCGGACGAAGCGCAATTGGCAAGCCTTGCTGAGGCTTACGCACAGGGCCTAAGGCGCGCAAAGCAAGCAGGTTTTTCCAACCTTCAGCCGGGGCGTTTTCTATTGCCGGGTGAACTCGACGGCGCGCCGGTCTTGCAGTTTTTCCCGCTGCCCCAGCTCACTATGCCCAAAGAGGAACTTGACGCACTACCGCCTGACAGTGTGTATGCCACCTTGGCGGCGCGCTTTCGCTATTACCAGCAGCAGGTGGTACGGCCTTTTTACCGCGACCATTTCCGTCGCTTTGATCGCCAAATTGTATTGGTGGACGTTTTGGGCGCCCTTAATGCCGGGCCTGAGCGGTTCGAAGATCTTTCCCAGGCGCTAAGCCAACTGATGCAAAGTTTTGATTACGGCAAGCGCAGCCTGCTATCCCGGCTATTTGCGCCCAAAATCGATAGGCTGGCCATTGCGGCCACCAAAGCGGATCATGTCACGCCCGAGCAGCATGGCCATGTTGTGCAGTTGCTCGAAGCCTTGTTAGCCGAGCCGCTTAAGGATTTACGGTTTGCCAACGTGCCCGTCAAGGCGCTCTCGCTGGCCGCCATTCGCGCTACCGAGGCGCGTGAAGTGGTGCACAATAGTAAGCGCTCGCCTGCTTTGAGAGGCACAACCCTTGAGGGTGAAGACGTTCTGGTGTATCCCGGCGATGTGCCGCCCCGCTTGCCAACGCCCGATTTTTGGCAACAGCAAGGCTTTGACTTTCCCAGCTTTCGCCCCATGGACACTGAGTCTGACGCGCTTGCCCACATCCGCATGGACGCCGCCATCGACTGGCTGATTGGAGATAAACTCACATGA
- a CDS encoding D-hexose-6-phosphate mutarotase, with product MIPDTLQQLLDGVDGQQTSHWQGRELVLFNAPWGELIISLQGAQVLHFRPPQDRGWLWVTPTPQPMPGAIRGGIPLCWPWFADERYADETPDRSGTFHGLARHAEWRLEAADEHAEGIELHLSPTQRLHSQLTVRAIIQANAQRLAVELISENIGDTPVKVSGALHSYLAVDDAHQCRLEGLTGARYLDKLRDFAESEQQGTLAIRGAVDRIYHSNEAVMLHDGPRTLRIGKQSSDSTVVWHPDQQPPADTSIDAAKRFVCVEAANTRLDPVWLVPGAQHLLGTTLSRA from the coding sequence ATGATTCCCGACACCCTCCAGCAATTGCTTGACGGTGTAGACGGCCAACAGACGTCTCACTGGCAAGGACGCGAGCTTGTCTTGTTCAACGCCCCCTGGGGTGAATTGATTATATCGCTGCAGGGTGCTCAGGTGCTGCACTTTCGCCCGCCACAGGACCGTGGCTGGCTGTGGGTAACCCCCACACCGCAACCGATGCCGGGCGCCATCCGTGGCGGCATTCCGCTTTGCTGGCCGTGGTTCGCCGATGAGCGCTACGCTGACGAAACGCCTGACCGCAGCGGCACCTTCCATGGTTTGGCACGCCACGCTGAGTGGCGACTCGAAGCGGCGGATGAGCATGCCGAAGGGATCGAGCTCCACCTATCCCCAACCCAACGGTTGCATTCGCAACTGACGGTACGCGCAATTATCCAAGCCAATGCACAGCGCCTGGCCGTCGAATTGATCAGCGAAAACATCGGCGACACCCCGGTTAAGGTGAGTGGCGCACTGCATTCGTATTTGGCGGTCGATGATGCACATCAATGTCGCCTGGAAGGGTTAACCGGGGCACGCTATCTCGACAAGCTGCGTGACTTTGCGGAAAGCGAGCAGCAAGGCACGCTGGCGATTCGTGGCGCAGTAGATCGCATCTATCACTCCAATGAAGCCGTTATGCTCCACGACGGCCCGCGCACACTGCGCATCGGCAAACAGTCGAGCGATTCCACTGTAGTATGGCACCCGGATCAGCAGCCACCCGCCGATACCTCCATCGACGCTGCCAAACGTTTTGTGTGTGTAGAAGCTGCGAATACCCGATTAGACCCAGTATGGCTAGTTCCCGGTGCTCAGCATTTATTAGGCACCACATTAAGCAGAGCGTAG
- a CDS encoding GlsB/YeaQ/YmgE family stress response membrane protein yields MGFIAWLIIGGLAGWIAGNIMRGGGFGVLGNIGVGIVGAVLGGFLFSLLGLQAGGFIGSLVTAIVGAVVLLWIISKVKQA; encoded by the coding sequence ATGGGTTTTATTGCTTGGTTAATTATTGGTGGTTTGGCTGGCTGGATTGCCGGCAACATCATGCGGGGCGGCGGCTTTGGTGTGCTGGGTAATATCGGTGTCGGGATTGTTGGTGCCGTGCTAGGCGGCTTCTTATTTAGCCTGTTGGGTCTACAAGCAGGTGGCTTTATAGGATCGCTCGTCACCGCCATTGTTGGGGCCGTTGTCTTACTGTGGATTATCAGTAAGGTGAAGCAGGCCTAA
- a CDS encoding FlgO family outer membrane protein, whose translation MSMMSFAFTYVTRPLAAAKWLTVSLLVLGLAGCSSLGGNNMQQQEPDPDLPELAQAAAEQMVASNPDLTRYSPMIAATFVSIDDLSQSSTLGRMSSELMASALGRQGMQVREVKMRDSMFIEESVGELILSREVQRLSAQHDARSILMGTYAQGQDYVYVSARVVRSGDAMVLGSADFKLPLNNNTRSLLEGQGGW comes from the coding sequence ATGTCCATGATGTCATTTGCCTTTACTTATGTAACGCGCCCGCTGGCTGCTGCCAAGTGGTTAACTGTCAGCCTTTTGGTACTTGGCCTTGCAGGCTGTAGCTCGCTTGGCGGCAACAATATGCAACAGCAAGAGCCCGATCCGGACCTACCAGAACTCGCTCAGGCAGCCGCTGAACAGATGGTGGCGAGTAACCCCGACCTGACGCGTTATAGCCCCATGATTGCCGCGACGTTTGTTAGCATCGACGACTTGAGCCAATCCTCTACCTTAGGGCGCATGAGTTCTGAACTCATGGCGTCGGCACTGGGGCGTCAAGGCATGCAAGTGCGCGAGGTCAAAATGCGCGACAGCATGTTTATCGAAGAGAGCGTGGGCGAGTTGATCCTATCACGCGAGGTTCAACGCTTAAGCGCCCAGCACGACGCGCGCTCCATTCTGATGGGCACCTATGCTCAAGGGCAAGACTATGTCTATGTCAGCGCGCGGGTGGTACGCTCCGGTGATGCGATGGTATTGGGCAGTGCCGATTTCAAGCTGCCGCTTAACAATAACACGCGTAGCTTGCTGGAGGGGCAAGGCGGCTGGTAA
- a CDS encoding OmpA family protein: MSPYREDDSGSVWMVSYIDIMTLLVALFVIIIAAADATSPAWFASETPPDPVFQSPAPPLEVPLPEPLANARDERLNQATWLGGPLLASTITAAQGVAGRPPRTTRGVPPLLAMPDDILEPLAALPEPRLPMPLAPVEQPPLPFPLVNYMVVLTDKPPSNVEEISNDAVDGALSLNEQLDRSTYLPDLEGVEVSRVEEGISLRVQDQLLFPSADAGLTDDGSDLIGTLLDTIQRYDGEVWVEGHTDSQTIDTPEYSSNWALSSARAIAIVEALEASGVATERLRAVGLAATQPLADNDTSEGRGRNRRVEVVIHVE, encoded by the coding sequence ATGTCCCCGTACCGCGAAGACGACAGCGGTAGTGTGTGGATGGTGAGCTACATCGATATCATGACGCTTCTGGTAGCGCTGTTTGTAATCATTATCGCGGCGGCTGATGCCACGAGTCCGGCTTGGTTTGCGTCTGAAACACCTCCTGACCCCGTTTTTCAGTCGCCTGCGCCGCCGCTTGAAGTCCCATTGCCCGAACCGTTGGCGAATGCGCGGGATGAGCGACTTAACCAAGCGACTTGGCTGGGGGGGCCATTGCTGGCCAGTACGATAACGGCCGCTCAAGGGGTGGCCGGACGCCCACCGCGCACAACGAGAGGTGTCCCCCCGTTGCTCGCTATGCCTGACGATATATTAGAACCGTTAGCAGCGTTGCCTGAACCGCGTTTGCCGATGCCCCTGGCCCCTGTTGAGCAACCACCGTTGCCGTTTCCTCTGGTCAATTACATGGTGGTGCTGACGGATAAGCCGCCTAGTAATGTCGAAGAAATCAGCAACGATGCCGTTGATGGCGCCTTATCACTCAACGAACAACTTGACCGTTCAACATATTTACCCGACTTAGAAGGGGTGGAAGTATCCCGAGTTGAAGAGGGTATTAGTCTGCGGGTGCAAGACCAACTGCTGTTTCCTTCCGCAGATGCGGGGTTAACCGATGACGGTAGCGACTTGATCGGCACATTGCTCGATACTATTCAGCGTTACGATGGGGAAGTGTGGGTTGAAGGGCATACCGATAGTCAAACCATTGACACACCCGAATATTCGTCCAACTGGGCGTTATCCAGCGCCCGGGCCATTGCCATTGTGGAAGCGTTGGAAGCTTCAGGGGTGGCAACAGAGCGCCTGCGTGCCGTTGGACTGGCGGCTACTCAACCGTTGGCAGATAACGACACCTCCGAAGGACGAGGGCGTAACCGCCGAGTCGAAGTGGTAATACACGTGGAATAA
- a CDS encoding HAD-IIB family hydrolase, translated as MLEHASASAPPDNRAHDIGPPRLVVTDLDGSLLDHHSYDATPAKAWLAQLKQAKVPVIPVTSKTRAELLPLREALGLTATPFIAENGAVIGLPPGWCHARLDRPGNGRDGMVIKQPSVDIGFIRARLRVWRKRLGVRFTPMSELTLDDLIGLTGLDATQAKLARQREGSEPLLWHDDDTALETFRCALEGDGLQLTQGGRFCHVMGSASDKGSAVTWLIGRFRALRGRDPLSLGLGDGPNDVSMLNAVDQAVVIRGRHDLVVEPSNPHLYRTQATGPEGWVEGVSHWWGDALSPANPRDAKEANA; from the coding sequence ATGCTTGAACACGCCAGCGCTTCAGCGCCCCCCGATAATAGAGCGCATGATATAGGCCCACCTCGCCTTGTGGTGACCGACCTAGATGGCTCCCTGCTTGACCACCACAGCTACGACGCCACCCCTGCAAAGGCATGGCTTGCCCAGTTAAAACAAGCGAAAGTGCCCGTCATCCCCGTTACCAGTAAGACTCGTGCTGAGTTACTTCCCTTGCGTGAGGCCCTGGGGCTAACCGCAACACCCTTTATTGCCGAGAATGGCGCCGTAATCGGTCTTCCTCCTGGCTGGTGCCATGCTCGTCTGGACCGACCAGGAAACGGACGTGACGGGATGGTGATTAAACAGCCCAGCGTTGATATAGGCTTTATTCGCGCCCGACTGCGCGTCTGGCGTAAGCGACTTGGGGTGCGCTTTACCCCCATGAGTGAGTTAACCCTTGACGACCTAATTGGACTGACCGGCCTTGATGCAACACAGGCGAAATTAGCCCGCCAGCGTGAGGGAAGCGAGCCGCTACTTTGGCACGACGACGACACAGCGCTTGAGACATTCCGCTGCGCGCTGGAGGGCGACGGCCTGCAACTTACCCAAGGCGGACGCTTTTGCCACGTCATGGGTAGCGCATCCGATAAGGGTAGCGCGGTCACATGGCTAATTGGACGCTTTCGAGCGCTACGTGGGCGTGACCCTCTTTCGCTTGGTTTGGGTGATGGCCCCAACGACGTATCAATGTTAAACGCCGTTGATCAGGCGGTGGTGATCCGAGGTCGTCATGACTTGGTGGTAGAGCCAAGCAATCCTCATCTTTACCGGACGCAGGCCACTGGCCCCGAGGGCTGGGTTGAAGGGGTGTCCCACTGGTGGGGCGATGCGCTTAGCCCTGCCAATCCGCGTGATGCAAAGGAGGCAAACGCATGA
- a CDS encoding glycosyl transferase, which yields MSDFHQNGVITDFHNLTRRPVEALEKELCQFARRRPMGLILPSLFSELEGPALSAIVDELVKVPYLGEIVIGLDRADREQFLYAREFFSRLPQHTRILWNDGPRLRALDAELEQHGLGSLEPGKGRNVWYCAGYILASGRSSVVGLHDCDILTYDRGLLARLMYPVAHPRFNYSFCKGYYPRIAEGKLNGRVSRLMVTPLLRALKTVCGPLPYLDYLDSFRYPLSGEFAMRSDVLEGIRIPADWGLEIGVLSELQRNYSPRQLCQVDIADAYDHKHQPVSEENPDAGLNRMSLDIAKALYRKLATQGITFSSEDFRTLKATYYRLALDLIEAYDHDATMNGLSLDRHSEEQAVELFASNLLEAGNLFLDNPRERPFIPSWNRVQAAVPDLLMRMHEAVELDNQGDV from the coding sequence ATGAGTGATTTTCATCAAAACGGTGTGATTACCGATTTTCATAACCTGACGCGTCGCCCGGTTGAGGCGTTGGAAAAGGAGTTATGTCAGTTTGCCCGGCGCCGCCCGATGGGGTTGATTCTGCCCTCGTTATTTTCAGAGCTTGAAGGCCCGGCGCTTTCGGCCATTGTCGATGAGCTGGTTAAGGTGCCTTATCTCGGTGAGATCGTGATTGGCCTGGATCGGGCCGACCGTGAGCAGTTTTTATATGCGCGGGAGTTCTTCTCACGCTTGCCTCAGCACACACGTATTTTATGGAACGATGGGCCTCGCTTACGCGCGTTGGATGCAGAGCTGGAACAGCACGGGTTAGGTTCGCTCGAACCAGGGAAAGGCCGCAATGTATGGTATTGCGCAGGCTATATACTGGCCTCTGGTCGTTCATCGGTTGTTGGGCTGCACGACTGCGATATTTTGACTTATGACCGAGGCCTGTTGGCGCGCTTGATGTACCCGGTTGCCCACCCGCGCTTTAACTACAGCTTCTGTAAGGGCTATTACCCGCGCATTGCCGAAGGAAAGCTCAACGGACGCGTCTCGCGCCTGATGGTAACGCCATTATTACGAGCGCTTAAAACCGTATGTGGTCCCTTACCTTACCTCGACTATTTGGATAGCTTCCGCTATCCGCTTTCGGGCGAATTTGCTATGCGCAGCGACGTTTTAGAGGGGATTCGTATTCCAGCGGATTGGGGGCTTGAGATTGGCGTTCTCTCTGAACTTCAGCGAAACTACTCACCGCGCCAGCTTTGCCAAGTCGACATTGCCGATGCCTACGACCATAAGCACCAGCCGGTCAGCGAAGAGAACCCCGATGCCGGACTGAATCGGATGAGCTTGGATATCGCCAAAGCGCTATATCGCAAACTGGCCACCCAGGGGATTACGTTCAGCAGTGAAGATTTCCGCACACTTAAGGCAACCTATTACCGGCTGGCGTTGGACTTGATCGAGGCCTACGATCACGATGCCACCATGAACGGTTTGAGTCTTGATCGTCACAGCGAAGAGCAGGCCGTTGAGTTATTCGCTAGCAATCTGTTGGAAGCAGGTAATTTGTTTCTGGATAACCCCCGCGAACGGCCCTTTATTCCCAGTTGGAACCGCGTACAGGCAGCCGTCCCTGACCTGCTCATGCGCATGCACGAAGCCGTGGAGCTGGATAATCAGGGCGATGTTTAA